The following are encoded together in the Capsulimonas corticalis genome:
- a CDS encoding M14 family zinc carboxypeptidase yields MPRFRATIVAAILFLPIIPSAARAEKDLARPPGTTRYQPMVAELKSLLAYDHAQGAGRMGLSSLGTSVQGRSLWMVTLRDPSVDLSQTKKVFYLCRQHGHEPASTEAALSFAAKLVKAGPDDPLAETLKHVTVYLVPMANPDGSEKFLRHNARDVDLNRDWLKRTQPETRAIYKAVYRLHPDLMTDQHELYPSDSRGDFTETVGPLGRAAPRIADFCLETQQIVQLSMASEGFQTRSCVIDDGHPARLAHRYENVKGGVPTILFETNRSEGSGRSVTARAEAHEHFMTVILRDLAGERDQLLSEAEARGFTIPAALGAPAPAASVTPAAPPAADLGDESEKEGP; encoded by the coding sequence CTGGCCCGCCCGCCCGGGACCACGCGCTATCAGCCGATGGTCGCCGAGCTCAAATCGCTGCTGGCGTACGACCATGCGCAGGGCGCGGGGCGGATGGGGCTGAGTTCGCTGGGGACATCCGTACAGGGGCGCTCGCTTTGGATGGTGACGCTGCGGGACCCTTCGGTGGATCTGTCGCAGACGAAGAAGGTCTTTTATCTCTGCCGCCAGCATGGGCACGAACCCGCAAGCACCGAGGCGGCGCTGAGCTTTGCGGCGAAGCTGGTGAAGGCGGGGCCGGACGACCCATTGGCGGAGACGCTGAAGCATGTCACGGTGTATCTTGTGCCGATGGCGAACCCCGACGGATCGGAGAAGTTTCTGCGGCATAACGCGCGCGATGTCGATCTCAACCGGGACTGGCTGAAGCGCACGCAGCCGGAGACGCGGGCGATTTACAAAGCCGTCTACCGCCTGCATCCCGACCTGATGACCGACCAGCACGAGCTGTATCCGAGCGACTCGCGCGGCGATTTTACCGAGACGGTGGGGCCGCTTGGACGCGCTGCTCCGCGTATCGCCGATTTCTGCCTGGAGACACAGCAGATCGTGCAGCTTTCGATGGCGTCGGAAGGATTTCAGACGCGCAGCTGCGTAATCGACGATGGGCATCCGGCGCGCCTCGCGCACCGGTATGAGAACGTCAAAGGCGGTGTGCCGACGATCTTGTTCGAGACGAATCGCTCCGAAGGGAGCGGACGCAGCGTCACGGCCCGCGCCGAGGCGCACGAGCATTTTATGACGGTCATTCTCCGGGATCTGGCCGGTGAGCGCGATCAGCTGCTTTCGGAAGCGGAGGCGCGCGGCTTCACCATTCCGGCGGCGCTGGGCGCGCCCGCTCCGGCGGCGAGCGTGACGCCGGCGGCTCCTCCGGCCGCCGATTTGGGAGACGAGAGCGAGAAAGAGGGGCCGTGA